A section of the Halostella salina genome encodes:
- a CDS encoding C-terminal binding protein: MEVVLSDTPFVDDELFRERLDADVTVADTSTEAAVSAAAETADALVVDVNTPVTAAVFEACESLELVARAGTGVDNVDVAAAAEHGVTVTNVPDYSTDEVATHALSLLLACKRRLRQYDAEVRDGDWAWEAGRPLSPVVGSTLGVVSFGAIARRLVELAEGLALDVAVYDPYVDEETVTEYGARRVDFGTLLDEADAVSVHAPLTDETRGMFDAEAFEAMADDAVLVNVGRGGIIDEDALYDALTGGELAAAGLDVLAEEPPDGSPLFDLENVLVTPHAGFYSERSLATLNETLIADVQAVRSGDDPEHVVDPDADWR; encoded by the coding sequence ATGGAAGTCGTCCTCAGCGACACCCCGTTCGTCGACGACGAACTGTTCCGCGAGCGGTTAGACGCCGACGTGACCGTCGCGGACACGAGCACCGAGGCGGCCGTCTCGGCGGCCGCCGAAACCGCCGACGCGCTGGTGGTCGACGTGAACACGCCGGTCACCGCCGCGGTGTTCGAGGCGTGCGAGTCGCTCGAACTGGTCGCACGCGCCGGGACGGGCGTCGACAACGTGGACGTGGCGGCGGCCGCCGAGCACGGCGTGACGGTGACGAACGTGCCCGACTACTCCACCGACGAGGTGGCGACCCACGCGCTGTCGCTCCTGCTCGCCTGCAAGCGCCGCCTGCGGCAGTACGACGCGGAGGTACGGGACGGCGACTGGGCCTGGGAAGCCGGGCGGCCGCTCTCCCCGGTCGTCGGGTCGACGCTCGGCGTCGTCTCCTTCGGCGCGATCGCACGCCGGCTGGTCGAACTCGCGGAGGGGCTGGCCCTCGACGTTGCGGTGTACGACCCCTACGTCGACGAGGAAACGGTCACCGAGTACGGCGCGCGCCGCGTCGACTTCGGGACGCTACTGGACGAGGCCGACGCCGTCTCGGTCCACGCGCCGCTGACCGACGAGACGCGCGGCATGTTCGACGCCGAGGCGTTCGAGGCGATGGCCGACGACGCGGTGCTGGTCAACGTCGGTCGCGGCGGGATCATCGACGAGGACGCCCTGTACGACGCGCTGACGGGCGGCGAACTGGCCGCCGCGGGGCTGGACGTGCTCGCCGAGGAGCCGCCCGACGGGTCGCCGCTGTTCGACCTAGAGAACGTCCTCGTCACGCCGCACGCGGGGTTCTACTCGGAGCGGTCGCTGGCGACGCTGAACGAGACGCTGATCGCGGATGTGCAGGCGGTGCGTTCGGGCGACGACCCGGAGCACGTCGTCGACCCGGACGCGGACTGGCGCTGA
- a CDS encoding DNA polymerase sliding clamp, producing MFKAIVSAETLGTALDSVSVLVDECKIHLNEDGIEIRAVDPANVGMVDLSLSADAFESYEADGGLIGVNLSRLEDIVGMADSGQLVELELDEETRKLHIQIDGLEYTLALIDPDSIRQEPDIPDLDLASEIVIEGADIDRAVTAADMVSDHIALGVDETDEQFYVDAEGDTDDVHLELDRDDLIDLQAGPAYSLFSLDYLKDMNKAIDKDAEVTLELGEEFPVKIHFDIAEGNGQVTFMLAPRIQSD from the coding sequence ATGTTCAAGGCGATAGTGAGCGCGGAGACGCTCGGAACCGCGCTCGACTCCGTGAGCGTGTTGGTCGACGAGTGCAAGATCCACCTGAACGAGGACGGGATCGAGATCCGGGCGGTCGACCCCGCCAACGTCGGCATGGTCGACCTCTCGCTGTCGGCCGACGCGTTCGAGTCCTACGAAGCGGACGGCGGCCTCATCGGCGTCAACCTCTCGCGGCTGGAGGACATCGTCGGCATGGCCGACTCCGGCCAGCTCGTCGAGCTCGAACTCGACGAGGAGACCCGCAAGCTCCACATCCAGATCGACGGGCTGGAGTACACGCTCGCGCTCATCGACCCCGACTCGATCCGCCAGGAGCCGGACATCCCCGATCTGGACCTGGCCTCGGAGATCGTCATCGAGGGCGCGGACATCGACCGCGCGGTCACCGCCGCCGACATGGTGTCGGACCACATCGCGCTGGGCGTCGACGAGACCGACGAGCAGTTCTACGTCGACGCGGAGGGCGACACGGACGACGTCCATCTCGAACTCGACCGCGACGACCTCATCGACCTGCAGGCAGGCCCCGCCTACTCCCTCTTTAGCCTCGACTACCTGAAGGACATGAACAAGGCGATCGACAAGGACGCCGAGGTGACCCTCGAACTGGGCGAGGAGTTCCCAGTCAAGATCCACTTCGACATCGCAGAGGGCAACGGGCAGGTCACGTTCATGCTCGCGCCCCGGATCCAGAGCGACTGA